Proteins encoded together in one Macadamia integrifolia cultivar HAES 741 unplaced genomic scaffold, SCU_Mint_v3 scaffold_9A, whole genome shotgun sequence window:
- the LOC122071803 gene encoding probable homogentisate phytyltransferase 1, chloroplastic isoform X3, translating into MAQQNGILPFQVPKTNSHKIKNKWFVKQSFQHHSPRLSALPDDQKSMEKLLDEHKRSKCKSSLRSQDGYTGQTGLSKAINTFLLFTRPYASFGIIVGIISASLIPVETISDLSPNFFLGVLQAVIARMLMQTYVSGINHLYDVEIDKINKKHFPLASGDYSIETAWAITCTVTLLSFGIGFMSQSAALLCGLLMHFIIGSAYSIDLPFLRWKRNPILAALSIVFLHSLSVYIPNFINVQRYLLGRSIVITKPVLLTTVVMCIHSIAVAILKDISDTEGDKENGIKTFSTELGRKKAFFLGISVLLIEYGIAIIVGAFSASTLFSKFVSVAGHVVLALALWFRSRSVDVMNNSAAFSFYMFIWKLFYAGNVLILFYR; encoded by the exons ATGGCACAACAAAACG GTATTTTACCATTTCAAGTTCCAAAAACTAATtcacataaaattaaaaataaatggttTGTCAAGCAAAGTTTTCAACATCATTCACCAAGACTTTCAGCCTTACCTGATGATCAAAAGAGTATGGAGAAGCTGTTGGATGAGCACAAAAGGTCCAAGTGCAAGAGTTCATTGAGAAGTCAGGATGGTTACACTGGCCAAACTGGCCTTTCAAAGGCAATAAATACATTTTTATTGTTCACTCGCCCTTATGCTTCGTTTGGCATT ATTGTTGGGATAATATCAGCTTCTCTTATTCCAGTAGAAACTATTTCTGATCtttctcccaatttttttttgggagtacTCCAG gcTGTGATTGCAAGAATGTTGATGCAAACTTATGTTAGTGGAATAAACCACTTGTATGATGTTGAAATTGACAAG ATTaataaaaaacattttccaTTGGCTTCTGGGGATTACTCAATTGAAACTGCTTGGGCCATTACTTGCACAGTTACCTTGCTG AGCTTTGGTATCGGATTTATGTCTCAATCAGCAGCACTTCTATGTGGCCTACTCATGCATTTTATAATTGGAAGTGCATATTCCATTGAT CTTCCTTTTCTTAGATGGAAAAGAAATCCCATACTTGCAGCACTAAGCATTGTGTTTCTACATAGTCTCTCTGTCTATATCCCCAATTTCATAAATGTTCAG AGATACTTACTTGGAAGGTCAATTGTGATTACAAAGCCAGTGCTACTTACAACAGTTGTAATGTGTATACACTCTATTGCTGTTGCAATATTAAAG GACATATCAGATACAGAAGGAGACAAAGAGAATGGCATTAAAACCTTCAGCACTGAACttggaagaaaaaaa GCATTCTTTCTTGGCATCAGTGTCCTTCTAATAGAATATGGAATTGCTATCATAGTAGGAGCTTTTTCTGCTTCTACTTTATTTAGCAAGTTTGTCTCT GTAGCAGGTCATGTTGTGCTTGCTTTAGCTCTATGGTTTCGTTCTAGATCTGTTGATGTCATGAACAATTCAGCAGCATTTTCCTTTTACATGTTCATTTGGAAG CTATTCTATGCTGGGAACGTCCTCATACTATTTTATCGCTAA
- the LOC122071803 gene encoding probable homogentisate phytyltransferase 1, chloroplastic isoform X2, with translation MGSSLLERSSSSFVLVASLRSLFDHRFNNQKQKKLSFSPILVPLEKRRLHSTNIGSSLPLLTASLETLLGWQGQQNGILPFQVPKTNSHKIKNKWFVKQSFQHHSPRLSALPDDQKSMEKLLDEHKRSKCKSSLRSQDGYTGQTGLSKAINTFLLFTRPYASFGIIVGIISASLIPVETISDLSPNFFLGVLQAVIARMLMQTYVSGINHLYDVEIDKSFGIGFMSQSAALLCGLLMHFIIGSAYSIDLPFLRWKRNPILAALSIVFLHSLSVYIPNFINVQRYLLGRSIVITKPVLLTTVVMCIHSIAVAILKDISDTEGDKENGIKTFSTELGRKKAFFLGISVLLIEYGIAIIVGAFSASTLFSKFVSVAGHVVLALALWFRSRSVDVMNNSAAFSFYMFIWKLFYAGNVLILFYR, from the exons ATGGGCTCTTCTTTGTTGGAgagatcatcatcatctttcGTTCTTGTAGCTTCCTTAAGATCTTTGTTTGATCATCGGTTCAATAACCAGAAACAGAAGAAGCTAtcattttctcctattttggtTCCTTTGGAGAAGAGAAGGTTGCACTCAACCAATATTGGCTCTTCGCTGCCTCTGCTGACTGCAAGTTTGGAGACGTTGCTGGGATGGCAAGGACAACAAAACG GTATTTTACCATTTCAAGTTCCAAAAACTAATtcacataaaattaaaaataaatggttTGTCAAGCAAAGTTTTCAACATCATTCACCAAGACTTTCAGCCTTACCTGATGATCAAAAGAGTATGGAGAAGCTGTTGGATGAGCACAAAAGGTCCAAGTGCAAGAGTTCATTGAGAAGTCAGGATGGTTACACTGGCCAAACTGGCCTTTCAAAGGCAATAAATACATTTTTATTGTTCACTCGCCCTTATGCTTCGTTTGGCATT ATTGTTGGGATAATATCAGCTTCTCTTATTCCAGTAGAAACTATTTCTGATCtttctcccaatttttttttgggagtacTCCAG gcTGTGATTGCAAGAATGTTGATGCAAACTTATGTTAGTGGAATAAACCACTTGTATGATGTTGAAATTGACAAG AGCTTTGGTATCGGATTTATGTCTCAATCAGCAGCACTTCTATGTGGCCTACTCATGCATTTTATAATTGGAAGTGCATATTCCATTGAT CTTCCTTTTCTTAGATGGAAAAGAAATCCCATACTTGCAGCACTAAGCATTGTGTTTCTACATAGTCTCTCTGTCTATATCCCCAATTTCATAAATGTTCAG AGATACTTACTTGGAAGGTCAATTGTGATTACAAAGCCAGTGCTACTTACAACAGTTGTAATGTGTATACACTCTATTGCTGTTGCAATATTAAAG GACATATCAGATACAGAAGGAGACAAAGAGAATGGCATTAAAACCTTCAGCACTGAACttggaagaaaaaaa GCATTCTTTCTTGGCATCAGTGTCCTTCTAATAGAATATGGAATTGCTATCATAGTAGGAGCTTTTTCTGCTTCTACTTTATTTAGCAAGTTTGTCTCT GTAGCAGGTCATGTTGTGCTTGCTTTAGCTCTATGGTTTCGTTCTAGATCTGTTGATGTCATGAACAATTCAGCAGCATTTTCCTTTTACATGTTCATTTGGAAG CTATTCTATGCTGGGAACGTCCTCATACTATTTTATCGCTAA
- the LOC122071803 gene encoding homogentisate phytyltransferase 1, chloroplastic-like isoform X1: MGSSLLERSSSSFVLVASLRSLFDHRFNNQKQKKLSFSPILVPLEKRRLHSTNIGSSLPLLTASLETLLGWQGQQNGILPFQVPKTNSHKIKNKWFVKQSFQHHSPRLSALPDDQKSMEKLLDEHKRSKCKSSLRSQDGYTGQTGLSKAINTFLLFTRPYASFGIIVGIISASLIPVETISDLSPNFFLGVLQAVIARMLMQTYVSGINHLYDVEIDKINKKHFPLASGDYSIETAWAITCTVTLLSFGIGFMSQSAALLCGLLMHFIIGSAYSIDLPFLRWKRNPILAALSIVFLHSLSVYIPNFINVQRYLLGRSIVITKPVLLTTVVMCIHSIAVAILKDISDTEGDKENGIKTFSTELGRKKAFFLGISVLLIEYGIAIIVGAFSASTLFSKFVSVAGHVVLALALWFRSRSVDVMNNSAAFSFYMFIWKLFYAGNVLILFYR; the protein is encoded by the exons ATGGGCTCTTCTTTGTTGGAgagatcatcatcatctttcGTTCTTGTAGCTTCCTTAAGATCTTTGTTTGATCATCGGTTCAATAACCAGAAACAGAAGAAGCTAtcattttctcctattttggtTCCTTTGGAGAAGAGAAGGTTGCACTCAACCAATATTGGCTCTTCGCTGCCTCTGCTGACTGCAAGTTTGGAGACGTTGCTGGGATGGCAAGGACAACAAAACG GTATTTTACCATTTCAAGTTCCAAAAACTAATtcacataaaattaaaaataaatggttTGTCAAGCAAAGTTTTCAACATCATTCACCAAGACTTTCAGCCTTACCTGATGATCAAAAGAGTATGGAGAAGCTGTTGGATGAGCACAAAAGGTCCAAGTGCAAGAGTTCATTGAGAAGTCAGGATGGTTACACTGGCCAAACTGGCCTTTCAAAGGCAATAAATACATTTTTATTGTTCACTCGCCCTTATGCTTCGTTTGGCATT ATTGTTGGGATAATATCAGCTTCTCTTATTCCAGTAGAAACTATTTCTGATCtttctcccaatttttttttgggagtacTCCAG gcTGTGATTGCAAGAATGTTGATGCAAACTTATGTTAGTGGAATAAACCACTTGTATGATGTTGAAATTGACAAG ATTaataaaaaacattttccaTTGGCTTCTGGGGATTACTCAATTGAAACTGCTTGGGCCATTACTTGCACAGTTACCTTGCTG AGCTTTGGTATCGGATTTATGTCTCAATCAGCAGCACTTCTATGTGGCCTACTCATGCATTTTATAATTGGAAGTGCATATTCCATTGAT CTTCCTTTTCTTAGATGGAAAAGAAATCCCATACTTGCAGCACTAAGCATTGTGTTTCTACATAGTCTCTCTGTCTATATCCCCAATTTCATAAATGTTCAG AGATACTTACTTGGAAGGTCAATTGTGATTACAAAGCCAGTGCTACTTACAACAGTTGTAATGTGTATACACTCTATTGCTGTTGCAATATTAAAG GACATATCAGATACAGAAGGAGACAAAGAGAATGGCATTAAAACCTTCAGCACTGAACttggaagaaaaaaa GCATTCTTTCTTGGCATCAGTGTCCTTCTAATAGAATATGGAATTGCTATCATAGTAGGAGCTTTTTCTGCTTCTACTTTATTTAGCAAGTTTGTCTCT GTAGCAGGTCATGTTGTGCTTGCTTTAGCTCTATGGTTTCGTTCTAGATCTGTTGATGTCATGAACAATTCAGCAGCATTTTCCTTTTACATGTTCATTTGGAAG CTATTCTATGCTGGGAACGTCCTCATACTATTTTATCGCTAA